The Lactuca sativa cultivar Salinas chromosome 2, Lsat_Salinas_v11, whole genome shotgun sequence genome includes the window gagtctaaacgaaagttgtagagtacgtcttcacctacgcgtggatataaagaacgtcaaaaacggagttcgtatgaatgagttacaaattataatagcatatttacgtattaaaatgaagtataaatcatgtatacgtacacatatatatacatatgtatatatcattagaaaggtatcgacgatgcggtcattataagactaatgttaagttctttcgacattagtttagtacaaatatcattaaatccatttataatagtattatagaggggtgtttagttgtttatataactaaaaggtcattaagtaattatggagggtagtttttgaaaattcaattagtataaataagagccttgggctctcatatttcttgcaccattctcttgattcaagagtctttctctccttatcccccgagcatttcggtctctcgtgattcgacttctctttctgtagcttagtatagtaaggtgagcgctgaagcgctgcacgaatctttcttagaaagattcagcgacgaagttctgcccctgcagagcccgactcctagctaaaacccccttgtaagtaagttatgcttaccttattttaatatagcttatatttaaaattagtattgttattatgaacttataataaatatttgagctattattataacttatataagtgtcgttataatatttttttttaactactcgcggtacggggaatctggtttaaagggccgcatagggttgttggatttcagaagtgctatatgccaaaatggtcctgccctccggtgttttatgtctggcccctgtctgtacatagtggttggaaaatattgtttaacgcttatataataataataatactaagactaatagttggtcacggtaaatattagactaaaatttagcgataataatgttaggtttcgtcgaaggaaaatagaatcgttaaaagcaagcgctgcccgattttggaatcatcaccttaacaagtgagtgcatagttactttcaacttacacatagatatgaagtattttatataaattacgtgctatgtgtgcatattatctgaatacttgctatctatgctagatgaacgttgttatacatgttttcaatgatttaaactgtatatgtattttatatctacgaaaatgttggggtaaaacatgggcagatgcaataggtgatgtgtgataaaatgatgagaggcctcgatgttgatgttgttgattctgtcatctagcggagtatggatgacgaccacggactcttctagacagtccagtggaacactagcaggctcgcaacctgtaggtgtttgtgaacgatatgttcaccggtgtactccatcccccacatggttgcctttaggacatttattgctgaggagtccccttagcagtagtgtccgtcccgatgatgatccttaggctaggtcccttatgataggtgtttagggacgtaaagtgaggataacgggaacgggtaatcgggttattgttgatcgatgaaattaataaacttatttattgtgggttgaaaaccctatgtgctcaccaggctcccaagcctgacccactcagttttatgtattataggtagtggcgcatgagcataggtgtgatgttttggacgagggattacggatataggcctgtagatatgaaataatgtagtaaggcttatattgtactgtttatgcttttgatctgtacgaacatgacatcccgagtcttttaatgaaatacatttctatggaaatgcttttgataaatctttatcatatttttgttttcggacaaattccgcaacactttcatttaaaatgtaactctgatttttaaacaaagcataaacaaaccggtcttttctggccgtgattttggagatgtcacactaaacgtttgattacggtattagaactgacatgtaacttttcAAAGTAATAAGGAGGTTTATACATATATCTTccctatctatattctcgtcacTATACATTGAACGCCTGCTTCGATGTATAGAACGTCATGGTGAGGATACGTAGTGGACTAGGAAATGATAACGAGAGTCGTCAGCCTGATCCCCGAGCAACTGAGCGTGTGCCTGAAGCAGTGCCAGTAGTTGAACTTGTAACAATGGAAATGCTTAACTCTCTATTAGCTAAGCAAAAAGAGGAAATGAGGCAGTTGATCAGGGAGAATGGGAGAGAGCCTATTGTAGCGGTTGTGCATCGTGAGTTTGAATAGGAGCCATCGAAAGAAGGAAACTCTTGTGGAACTGTTAGTCGTGTTGAACCCTAGGTAGTAGGGAGAAACCACCCTAATGGAGGAGGTGGAAATGGCGGTTGTAAGTATAAGGACATCATGAATGCCAAACCACCGAGTCTTTCAGGAAGCCCAACACCAGTAGAAGTTAtagattggatctctgagatagAAATGGTGTTTGATAGTTGCGACTGCAGCGATAGACAGAAGACGATCTTCATTGTAAGGAAACTAAAGATTggggtgttgagttggtggaagttattAACTAATACGATGCCCAAAGGAGAGGCTATCAAGATGTTGTGGGAGAAATTCTTGGAGCAGTTGAAGAGACAGTACTGCTCAAAAACAGACCTATTGGAGatgaacaacgagtttcagaacttGAAAAAGGTAAAATTGAGCGTCACTAAGTACGTCATTGCATTCACAAAgaagatgaagctatttccctacttggtgcccACTGAACTCTTCAatattgagaggtttgctaacggattaCTAGAGGACTTTGGTCGAACGGTGAAGATCGCAACCACTCTGGAGAAGGCGGAGGTTGGAGAGAAGAGGAAGTTGGAGGAATCCTTAAGACCCGATCAAAAGGGTAGGAGGCATCCTCAGGACCCGATCAGAAGGGTAAGTCCTCAGACACGACGAGGTGGTGTGAAAGTGCAAAAAGAAGCACTAGAGAATGCATTGAAGGAGTGaattgttacaagtgtgggaaaacaAGTCACTATTCTAATGAATTCATGGCCAAGAAGGAAGTTTGCTTCAAATGTGGTGAAGAatgacacttcaagcaagactgcccgaAGAAGGAGGGAACTGCAAGGCTGAATGCTTCGCCAAAGGCAAGAGGGAAGGCATATTTTATGGCACTTGATGAAGCAACAAGAGGGAGAGAGTTTGGAGCTTCTTGTTTAGGGTACTTGAGGGAGGGATATAAATAATTAAGATTATCCTATATAGACTAAtgagtatggaaaactcaaataaATGTTGTTATCGTTTTCAAGAATAGATAACGTTACGTACCAACCATAGACTTACAATCACTATCATGCCATGATCTGTATCATGGTCTTTTCTTTCCAAGTTGGGGGCTAAAACCAAGGTCTTAcaaacaagtgccaagagccgcctcctggtcttccatgtaggtatcataaagacaactagcatcctacatataaCTGTCAGGGTTTGGATCCTAGTTTTGCATACAATTGCTAGGGGCCACCACCTGGTCTTCCTACATAACATAATCCAAtcggccgacattggtgccttcaacccacgagtatagtgaggagactcaccttgatcGGTAAACAAATATATCTCATACACAAGCTGTTGGTGCTAAAGTCTCTCCCACTAAACATATCTACAAACCAATCCCTAATTAGTAACTAAGGTAATACTCTACTTAAGGGTCCAAAAGCCAATGCTAATCTCCATTTgagcaaaagaccattttgcccctagTCCTCAACCCCTCACATTTGACCAcatgtcaaactggtcaaaaagttaACGATCAACAACCAGTTGACTTACGCCATGCGTACTCAAAGTACGCCATGCATAGTGGTACGCCATACGTAGtgagagtacgccccgcatacttcaCTGATAAGTCATTTCCATGTTtagctcttaatccataaagaccAACCATCTATTGCTTAGATTTGGTCCTAATAAACGTCTAGAGTGATAAAGTTCCTAACTTTATGCCTTTGAATGGCTTAAAAGATGATAATACCAAATCTCAAGTCCAAAACGAATTCTAATGCCCAACTACTCATGAATGGAAAGATGGGAGAGACCAAGCTCCTATTTTATCACTCTACAAGCTCTGAACTGCTAGAAAATGCCACTCATGAGGTATGGAGTAACTCATACTCACTAGACCCGATATCAAAggacaaaaagctcataaaacCTATAACAAGCTAGATCTATCTAATGAATCATCAAtagtgcaagctttatacctcctggaGGATGTTGAAGAAGAGTAAAGATTGGATCTATAAGCTTTGGACTCCCTAAGCACACCTTCaatgatcttcttcttctcaaaaCACACAAGGAACACTCAAATGCTTCAAATCCTCACAAGATAGCTAGGGTTTTTAGTTGTAGGAtcaagaggatggaggctgatgaTAAGGAGGATCCCAAGGGGTTAAATTCCTTAAATGGGGCCCAaaacccgaaattagggtttttaatttGCATAGTTACACCCTGTGTAACATACTAAAAGCACGCCCCCACTACGCCTTGCGTActtagagtacgccccgcgtagtgcAAGGCTCCCGTTTTCCAGCTCAACTTCAAACAACCACAACGTCTTCG containing:
- the LOC111921732 gene encoding uncharacterized protein LOC111921732; the protein is MNAKPPSLSGSPTPVEVIDWISEIEMVFDSCDCSDRQKTIFIVRKLKIGVLSWWKLLTNTMPKGEAIKMLWEKFLEQLKRQYCSKTDLLEMNNEFQNLKKVKLSVTKYVIAFTKKMKLFPYLVPTELFNIERFANGLLEDFGRTVKIATTLEKAEVGEKRKLEESLRPDQKGRRHPQDPIRRVSPQTRRGGVKVQKEALENALKE